The DNA region TGAGTGAGGACATCAAAGAAGCTCTGGAAGAACTAGCAGAGTGGATTGAAAGAAAAGAAAGATTTACAGTCGATGAGTTAAATACAGTTATCTTCGATGCTGCTAAAAAACGAGGAATTCCAAGTAAAAAATACTTTAAAGTTCTTTATAGTTTGTTTATAGGTAAAGAAAGGGGTCCAAGACTAGCTCCATTCTTGGCCTCATTGGACAGGGAATTTGTCATTAAGAGGCTTAGACTCGAGTCTTAGTTTCTTATTTTTTCTTATAGATATTTAGATATGAAAGTTCATTAAGTTTAATGGTCTCTATTGGAGTGAAATACATTCTTGCAAGTAGATCTACAGTTGTACTCCCCCAAATAACAAATCTGACTCGAAAAGTGATTTCATCACTTTTGTATTCTATCAAGGCAGTTTTCTCTTCTTTATCTATTGTTACTTTATTAATCCAATATTTTTCTCCTATGACAGTTCCCATCCGGATTCTAGGGAGTAGCTCTCTCATATCTATAAAGTTTATTAAAAAGAGACCTTCCTTTTTAAGGATCCTCCTTACTTCTTTGAAGACCTTATTTAGTTCTCTTGGTAAAAAATGTGTTGTTGTGTTTCCGAGAAATATTACATAGTCAAAGGTATTGTCTTTAAAGGGAAGATTCATAGCATCCCCAATAAGGAATTCGACTTTGGAGTTCTTTTCATTCCCATAAGCCCTAGCTTTATCTATCATCTTTTCACTGATATCTACTCCAATTACATCGAATCCATACTCTTCAAGAAGAAATGAAAATCCTCCAACTCCGCAAGCCAAATCTAAAACTTTTCCTTTCTTTTTCATGAATTTGAGTAAGTAGGGCTCGAGTTCTTCTATTCTCTTTTGATATTCTTTTGAGTAAATATCAGTATATGCCCTAAATGCCTGATAGTATTCTTCAAATCCCATGAGAATAGATGGGGTATCTAATAAATAAACCTTCTCTTGAGCGCCAGATTTTTAACCCCTCTCTCTTAATATTCTCGGTGACAGGCATGGAGTTCAATTTAATCATAACCGGTGTTGGTGGTCAAGGAGGGCTTACACTCTCAAGAATCATTGGAAATGCCGCAATGAAAGAGGGTTATAATGTCAGAATTGGTGAAACTCTTGGAATGAGCCAGCGGTATGGAAGCGTGCTTAGCTATCTTCGTTTTGGAGAAGAGGTTTATTCTCCTCTAATTGAAGAAGGAGATGCTGATTTAATGCTGGCTCTCGAACCTGCGGAGGCCTTAAGAAATGCTCGCTTTTTGAGTGGAAAAAGCTATGCAATAGTTAATGCATATCCTATTCACACAGCCACCACGTTGGTCGGGAAAGAGGAATATCCAGATCTGGATGACATCCAGAAGGCCTTAAAAAGAATATGTGCTGTTGAAATGATGAATTTCCAAAAGGAGGCGGATAAAATTAATCCACGAACCCTTGGGGTTTTAATGCTTGGTTATGCTTACGGTAGAGGTCTGGTACCACTAAGGAAAGAGAGCATTATAGAGGGTATTAAAGAAACATTAAAGTCTAAGCTGTGGGGGACCAACATTCTAGCCTTAGAAAGGGGTATTGAACTGGCCAGATAATTTTTCCATTATTCTTTGGAAAACCAAAAAGCACTTAAATTATTTAGGTTACTCTAACATAGGTGAGGTGCGTGGAGATAAGTAAAAGGGAAGAGGAGTACTTGGAGACTATGTATATTCTTCAAAAGAATAAGGGGATAATTAGAGTAAAAGATATCTCAAAAAAGCTCGGAGTAAGGCCTCCGAGTGTTGTTGATGCACTCAAAAAGCTTAATGAGAAAGGATTTATTGAGTATGAAAAATATGATAGGATTTTACTAACTGAGAAAGGGGTAGAAATTGCAAAATCTACTTATCAAAAGCATCTGCTTTTAATGAAATTCTTTACCGAAATCCTTGGGATTCCTCCTGAGATAGCGGAAGAAGATGCATGTCAGTTTGAACATTATGTGCATGAGATAACAGCTGAGAGGATGAAAGAATTTGCCAAGTACATACAGGACCACTGTCCTTATGTGCTTAAACAATTTCTAAAAGGGTCCAAAGAAAAAAGTTGAGAAAAGTTCTTTTCTCAAATTTTAGAGGGTCAGAAGACCCCTCCCAAGTATGCAAAGTATCCTATGAAGATCAAGGTTAATATGTACATGAGTGGGTGTATTTCTTTTCCACGGCCGCTGAAGAGCTTAAGTATAGTGTAGCTTATGAAGCCCATTCCTATTCCATCTGCAATTGAGTAAGTGTAAGGTATGGTTATGAGTACTAGGAACGCTGGAATAGCTTCACTTGCGTCGTCAAAGTCTACTCCTCGTATTGCACTTAGCATGTAGTAACCCACTATAACAAGAGCTGGTGCTGTTGCGAATGCAGGAATAGCTTGGGCAAGTGGAGCTATGAACAATCCTACTGCTAGGAACAAAAGACCTGTGACGAGGGCTGTCATTCCTGTTCTTCCACCTTCTTCTATACCAGCCGCACTTTCTATATATGTAGTAACCGTTGAAGTGCCAAGTAACGCTCCAAAAGTTGTACCTATTGCATCAGTTAAGAGGACTTTTTCAGCATCTGGAACCTTCCCTTCCTTTGTTAGAAAACCCGCTTTGGCACTTAATCCTGTGACTGTTCCAAGCGTGTCGAAGAAATCTACCATAAAGAAGGCAAATACTACTCCAATAGCCCCCACATTGAGAAGCCCCTGGAGGTCAAGCTTTAAGAAGGTGTAGCTTATGTTTGGTGTTGAAAAGATATGATCTGGCCAAGGTGCAGCACCAGTTATCCATCCAAGTATACTAGTGGTGATGATTGAGATCAACAAAGCTCCTTTAATCCTAAGGGTGATAAGGACTCCCGCAAGGAATAGTCCAAAGAAGAATAGTATTATGGGTTTCGTGGCAAGTGCAGATACGTTAAAGCCGGTGAACTTTAAGACACCACTTTCATCAACAAAGGCCGTTAACAGACCAACATCGTTGAGACCTATAAACGTCAAGAAAAGACCTATACCTGCTCCAACAGCATACTTCTGACTCAGGGGAATTGCATGTATTATGGCACTTCTTACTTTTGTGACACTTAGTACTATGAAAAGTATACCTTCAACGAAAACAGCTGCGAGGGCAACTCTCCAATCGTAACCCATCCCAATAACAACGCTGTATGCGAAATAAGCGTTAAGGCCCATTCCTGGAGCTAATGCAAAAGGCTTCTTTGCATAGAGTCCCATTATTATTGTGGATATTCCTGCTGCTAATGCTGTAACAGCTACAAGTGAGTTAAATGCCTCCTTACCTATTGCATCACTCAATATAGCTGGGTTTACAAAGAGTATGTATGCCATAGTCATAAACGTTGTAATACCGGCGAGCACTTCGGTTTTCATATTTGTTCTATGCTCCGTGAACTCAAAATACTCCTCGAACCACGACATTTCGCTCACCTCTATTGATACAAAAATGTTAAAATAACAAGGATATTTAAATATTTTTGGACACAAATATGTTAAACTAAAGAAATATAAATATTTATAAAGAGCATGCAAGACAAGGAAGGGGTTGTTGTAGATGATTGATGAAGAATTTAGAAAAAGGCTTGCTGAACATGCTCTTGGATATCATAGGAATAATTTTCCAGGAAATGGTAAAATAGAAATTATCCCAAAGGTGAAAGTTGAGGATCCTTATGATCTCAGCTTGGCTTATACACCGGGGGTCGCTGAACCATGTAGATCTATTGTTGCTGGAGAGAGTTATGAGGATTATACCATAATTCCAAATACTGTAGCTGTTATTTCTGATGGTTCTGCAGTGCTGGGTCTTGGAGATATTGGTGTCTTGGCTGGAATGCCTGTTTTGGAGGGAAA from Thermococcus sp. MV5 includes:
- a CDS encoding class I SAM-dependent methyltransferase; translated protein: MGFEEYYQAFRAYTDIYSKEYQKRIEELEPYLLKFMKKKGKVLDLACGVGGFSFLLEEYGFDVIGVDISEKMIDKARAYGNEKNSKVEFLIGDAMNLPFKDNTFDYVIFLGNTTTHFLPRELNKVFKEVRRILKKEGLFLINFIDMRELLPRIRMGTVIGEKYWINKVTIDKEEKTALIEYKSDEITFRVRFVIWGSTTVDLLARMYFTPIETIKLNELSYLNIYKKK
- a CDS encoding indolepyruvate oxidoreductase subunit beta — encoded protein: MEFNLIITGVGGQGGLTLSRIIGNAAMKEGYNVRIGETLGMSQRYGSVLSYLRFGEEVYSPLIEEGDADLMLALEPAEALRNARFLSGKSYAIVNAYPIHTATTLVGKEEYPDLDDIQKALKRICAVEMMNFQKEADKINPRTLGVLMLGYAYGRGLVPLRKESIIEGIKETLKSKLWGTNILALERGIELAR
- a CDS encoding metal-dependent transcriptional regulator translates to MEISKREEEYLETMYILQKNKGIIRVKDISKKLGVRPPSVVDALKKLNEKGFIEYEKYDRILLTEKGVEIAKSTYQKHLLLMKFFTEILGIPPEIAEEDACQFEHYVHEITAERMKEFAKYIQDHCPYVLKQFLKGSKEKS
- a CDS encoding NCS2 family permease, coding for MSWFEEYFEFTEHRTNMKTEVLAGITTFMTMAYILFVNPAILSDAIGKEAFNSLVAVTALAAGISTIIMGLYAKKPFALAPGMGLNAYFAYSVVIGMGYDWRVALAAVFVEGILFIVLSVTKVRSAIIHAIPLSQKYAVGAGIGLFLTFIGLNDVGLLTAFVDESGVLKFTGFNVSALATKPIILFFFGLFLAGVLITLRIKGALLISIITTSILGWITGAAPWPDHIFSTPNISYTFLKLDLQGLLNVGAIGVVFAFFMVDFFDTLGTVTGLSAKAGFLTKEGKVPDAEKVLLTDAIGTTFGALLGTSTVTTYIESAAGIEEGGRTGMTALVTGLLFLAVGLFIAPLAQAIPAFATAPALVIVGYYMLSAIRGVDFDDASEAIPAFLVLITIPYTYSIADGIGMGFISYTILKLFSGRGKEIHPLMYILTLIFIGYFAYLGGVF